One window from the genome of Moorena sp. SIOASIH encodes:
- a CDS encoding transposase: MFLSPEQRLIVRQWFGVSRYVFNKTVKILCSVGAATRTDGETKANWKAIKTGILNDLPEWSKTVPYQIKSIAIKDACTAVREAKKKYQKTKQINRVRFRSRKNPVQSCYIPKSAVSVQGIYHTKLGGLTFAETLPDNICDCRLTSTNGDYYLVVPYKTTQVKTENQGRVVSLDPGVRTFLTFFSQTSVGKIGHGDFSRIQRLCQHLDNLISKISKAKGKRKRRMRKAARRMVIRIQNLVQDLHHKAARFLVDNFDVILLPTFETSEMSKKQNRKLRSKTVRNMLTFAHYRFKEFLKHKAAENGKIVVDVCEAYTSKTVSWTGELVNIGGSKIIRSKIDNQVMDRDINGARGIFLRALVDTPWLSNQLALASLDLPLVDSGS; encoded by the coding sequence GTGTTCCTAAGCCCTGAGCAACGATTAATAGTTCGCCAGTGGTTCGGAGTGTCCCGTTACGTTTTCAATAAAACCGTCAAAATACTTTGCTCCGTAGGAGCCGCTACGCGAACAGATGGCGAGACCAAAGCTAATTGGAAAGCTATCAAAACTGGCATACTAAATGACCTCCCTGAGTGGAGTAAGACAGTGCCTTATCAAATTAAATCCATAGCGATCAAGGATGCTTGTACCGCTGTCAGGGAGGCCAAGAAAAAATATCAGAAAACTAAACAGATTAATCGGGTTAGATTTAGGTCTCGCAAAAATCCTGTTCAATCTTGCTATATCCCTAAGTCGGCTGTCTCAGTTCAAGGGATTTATCACACCAAACTAGGTGGTTTAACCTTTGCTGAGACACTTCCCGATAATATCTGTGATTGTCGATTGACTAGCACCAACGGGGACTATTACCTAGTAGTCCCTTACAAGACGACTCAAGTTAAAACCGAGAACCAAGGTAGAGTAGTCAGTTTAGACCCCGGTGTTAGGACATTTTTAACCTTTTTCAGTCAAACTTCCGTTGGCAAAATAGGCCATGGTGACTTTTCTCGGATTCAGCGCTTATGTCAGCACCTAGACAACCTAATCTCAAAAATTAGTAAAGCTAAAGGTAAGCGAAAACGTCGAATGAGAAAAGCCGCTAGGAGGATGGTGATCAGAATTCAGAACCTAGTTCAGGATCTGCACCACAAGGCGGCCAGGTTCTTGGTTGACAACTTTGATGTAATATTGCTCCCCACCTTTGAGACTTCTGAGATGTCCAAGAAGCAGAACCGAAAACTTAGATCTAAAACGGTTCGCAATATGCTAACATTCGCCCATTATCGGTTTAAAGAGTTTCTGAAGCATAAAGCAGCCGAAAACGGGAAGATCGTTGTTGATGTCTGCGAAGCCTACACTAGCAAGACTGTTAGTTGGACTGGCGAGTTAGTCAATATTGGTGGCAGCAAAATCATCAGGTCAAAGATTGATAACCAAGTAATGGATCGTGATATTAATGGCGCTCGCGGGATATTCCTAAGAGCTTTGGTAGATACACCCTGGCTGAGTAATCAGCTTGCATTGGCGAGCCTTGATTTGCCTTTGGTAGATTCTGGTAGCTAA
- a CDS encoding DUF928 domain-containing protein, whose product MYKLKLALHKPSLILAVAWVLLNFTIYPLRARSHSVAERPSQSVALNNNSVRDSLSLPDTPSAETDLDFEGDGRTDQITTAGGRLYFLPPDYTTPNATEQESFDDVGRPPKRTSGGSRGLCSDQLIAIVPGSSEIVEATGNCSNDSNSSVALTLAESPTFWFYVPEQSTPELTVEFVLLNQNQQAVLVKSMTLSGTPGIVRVPLNQPLETDQLYRWQFSVLVNPQNPSGNPAVEGLVKRITPDSSLSSKLNAATSPRDRIAIYASHGIWHDAMTALAELRSQKPEDSRLERDWQDFLGSVGLRAIAFKPLVDCCTTKE is encoded by the coding sequence ATGTATAAACTCAAGCTAGCGTTGCACAAACCTTCTTTGATCTTGGCAGTTGCCTGGGTACTACTTAATTTCACCATTTACCCTCTACGAGCGCGTTCCCATAGCGTGGCCGAAAGGCCATCGCAGTCTGTTGCCCTAAACAACAACTCTGTCAGGGATAGTTTATCCTTACCCGATACCCCATCAGCTGAAACAGATCTAGACTTTGAAGGTGATGGCAGAACTGATCAGATCACAACAGCTGGAGGACGTTTATATTTCCTCCCGCCAGACTACACTACACCAAATGCTACAGAACAGGAAAGCTTTGATGATGTGGGCAGACCACCGAAACGGACATCAGGAGGATCACGTGGTCTGTGTTCGGATCAGCTGATTGCTATAGTCCCTGGTAGTAGCGAGATTGTCGAGGCAACCGGAAACTGTAGTAATGACTCGAACTCTTCCGTAGCACTAACCTTAGCTGAGTCTCCTACCTTTTGGTTTTATGTTCCTGAACAGTCTACTCCTGAACTAACGGTAGAGTTTGTACTGCTCAATCAGAACCAACAGGCTGTACTAGTAAAATCGATGACCTTATCTGGAACTCCTGGTATTGTCCGTGTTCCCTTGAACCAACCCCTAGAAACTGACCAGCTATATCGATGGCAGTTCTCTGTTTTAGTTAATCCCCAAAACCCGTCTGGGAATCCGGCGGTGGAAGGATTAGTCAAACGCATCACACCAGACTCTAGCCTCAGTAGTAAGCTAAACGCTGCTACTTCGCCACGGGACCGTATTGCTATTTATGCCAGTCACGGTATTTGGCATGATGCGATGACAGCCTTAGCTGAACTACGGTCCCAGAAACCAGAGGATTCTAGGTTAGAACGGGATTGGCAGGATTTCCTAGGTTCCGTGGGTTTGCGTGCGATCGCATTCAAACCTCTAGTTGATTGTTGTACGACAAAGGAGTAG
- a CDS encoding IS607 family transposase, with protein MKKYVTPKEAAEHLGVSISTLRRWDKEGRLDSIRTKGNQRRFCVQGEAPQSKPIVAYARVSTHSQRDDLDRQAEFLRSKYPNAEIVTEVGSGLNFKRRKFLKILERIYSSDISAFVVAYPDRAVRFGFPLLEWLCQKGGVKLVVLHEGKLSPEQELVEDILSILHCFSARLYGLRKYQKQVTQAVQEKTSEPDGEVDTKQCLEDQGVSI; from the coding sequence ATGAAAAAATATGTCACTCCAAAAGAGGCAGCCGAGCACCTCGGAGTCTCGATCTCAACTCTTAGGCGGTGGGACAAAGAGGGTAGACTCGACAGTATCAGGACAAAAGGGAATCAAAGGCGGTTCTGTGTCCAAGGAGAAGCTCCGCAAAGTAAGCCCATTGTCGCTTATGCAAGGGTCTCTACGCACTCCCAGCGGGACGACCTCGATAGGCAAGCTGAATTTTTACGGTCAAAATACCCAAACGCAGAAATTGTTACAGAAGTTGGATCGGGACTCAATTTTAAACGGCGCAAGTTCCTCAAAATATTGGAACGAATATACAGCTCTGATATCTCAGCATTTGTCGTCGCCTATCCAGACAGAGCAGTTAGATTCGGCTTTCCATTGCTTGAGTGGTTATGTCAAAAAGGTGGAGTCAAACTCGTGGTTCTCCATGAAGGCAAACTATCCCCAGAGCAGGAACTCGTCGAAGATATCTTGTCCATCCTCCACTGTTTCTCTGCTAGGCTTTACGGACTCCGAAAGTACCAAAAACAAGTCACGCAAGCGGTACAAGAAAAAACCTCGGAACCAGACGGTGAAGTTGACACCAAACAGTGTCTTGAAGATCAGGGTGTTTCCATCTAA
- a CDS encoding IS607 family transposase, which yields MALIPRPKAVELTGLSRNTLRKYADNGTIKCEKNPGGTRLFDTESLLSLGRRQSRQPATVCYCRVSSSKQRDDLARQIAYMHSLFPEAEIVKDIGSGLNYKRKGLRAILERLMHGDQLTIVVACRDRLTRFGFELFEYLVSINGGKILVLEQPESCPESELTADILSIIHVFYCRVHGLRKYGQKIKKDSSVPKP from the coding sequence ATGGCACTTATACCACGACCTAAGGCGGTCGAACTTACGGGACTCTCTAGGAACACTCTTCGGAAGTACGCAGACAATGGAACCATTAAATGCGAAAAAAACCCAGGAGGCACCAGACTCTTTGATACAGAAAGCTTGCTTAGTCTTGGACGACGGCAATCAAGACAACCAGCAACCGTCTGCTATTGTCGAGTCAGCAGTAGTAAACAAAGAGACGACCTCGCTAGACAAATCGCATATATGCATTCCCTCTTCCCGGAAGCGGAAATTGTCAAGGACATCGGATCAGGTCTCAACTACAAAAGAAAAGGTCTTAGAGCCATACTGGAACGGCTTATGCACGGAGATCAGCTCACAATTGTTGTTGCCTGTAGAGACCGACTTACCCGATTTGGGTTTGAACTCTTTGAATACTTGGTCAGTATCAACGGTGGAAAAATCCTGGTTCTCGAGCAACCTGAAAGTTGTCCAGAATCAGAACTTACCGCAGATATTCTCTCCATCATTCACGTCTTCTATTGCCGCGTTCACGGACTCCGAAAGTACGGTCAAAAAATCAAAAAAGATTCGAGTGTTCCTAAGCCCTGA